The Arachis ipaensis cultivar K30076 chromosome B07, Araip1.1, whole genome shotgun sequence genomic interval CTTACAGATCTACTACTACTAATAAGGGAATTTAACAATTGTAGTATTCAAGTTACCATTGATATTAATGGAATGGAATAATTATTATTTGGAAAGGAATAAAAAAATGAGCATAACTAGCTAAGCCAACCATATTGGCATCTTGAAATGGGAATTTTTTTTGTCAGAAAAAAGAGATTTTTGTCTACACCTTACAATACCCATTTCCTGTTAAATCATTGTGGCAACTTGGAATTTGAATGGCATTATTATCAATATTATTTTAACATTTCAAAGTAAGTGTTAATCAGATACTTAACAAAATCAGATGGATATTAAGGTAACATTTTCCTATAACTTAACTAAATACTTTAACAAGCAAACATATATAATTGTGGGAAGAAAATGAAGCCAAATAAATATTAGTTTCTAACTTTCTCCACTCTCATGGAGAGTTGATAGAGTCCAAAAAATTAACAATCATGTAAATGAAAGATAGGCTTAGAACTCAGAAGACATCTCTGTACAACATTGACACTATCATTGGCATCACTGATTCTCATTCTACCCTCCTCTTCTCAGACATGGTTGGTGTGTTATGTGTATCATACTAGTCTTCAATGGCCACATTGAAtgaaaaagtgaaaagaaaaaaatgcttcATTATCAGAATGGAATATATGATCAGATTCTCTTCTTAGATGCAGGCAAAATTTTCTTACAGGGCATTAGCTTGGACATATATATGGAATGTTTCTTGTTACCGGAGCGAGTACAACCGGAATTGTACCTTGTCGTGTGGTTCTCAATCCTGTCCCTGTCCCTCCATTCTCGCCGGCACAATGCCTTCGGAATTCCCTGCCTTTTCGCCATTGGATGGACCGCAACTAACAGACTCGATTTCCATGCTGGCAGTGCGGCTCTTTCTATTCCTTCGATCCTGGAAGGACGATTATATCAATCAGTTGTGTAGTTTAAGTCTAGTGTTTTCGAGTCTTTCGACAAGCATCGAGTCAAGAAGACTAAGGATCTATGATCAACTCAATAGATAAACTTTGGTAAGAATGCATATAggataaagattttgagaaaatgtTGTAAGAGATTCAAGAGCAAGGAATCCTAAAACAAAACTTAACTTAGAAGACAAGTTATAGAATGCAAACCTCTCGAAATGGATATTCATCGGCTTCAAGCATCCTTACAACTTGACTCATTTTAGGCCTTTTATCCGCATCAGGATCGACGCACCTCAGCGCAACAAGAAGGGCACGCTTCAAAGCGCGTGTTGTTGGTTTAACCTCAAGTCTCGAGTCAACTACTTCCTCGGCCCTCCTTGTTCCCACCATCATCTTGAGCCATTCAACCAGATTAACCTGTCATGACAATAGATTTAAGTCCATCAGCTACATGAAGAGTAACAATAACTTGAAAGAATAGAGAAATGGATTAGATACCTCATTAGGCGGCCGAGCATAGTCTACAGGGTCCCTTCCGGTAACTGCTTCCAGCAGGAGGACACCGAAGCTGTAAATGTCGCTCTTCTCATTTAAGAGGCCACTATTAGCATATTCTGGTGCCACATAACTGTAATACACAATAGGAGTAAGTGTTCAAAAGTGTTCAAATCCTTTAAATAACACAAAAGGAAAGGCGTGACGAAATGTACTGCATACCCAAATGTTCCCATAACTCTAGTTGTTATGTGACTTTCTCCTGAATCCAATAGTTTGGCCAGACCGAAATCAGAAACCTTTGCGTTGAACTCGTCATCGATCAATATATTGCTAGACTTTATATCCCGGTGAACAACTTTCGGTTCAATTGCTTCATGTAAGTAAGCAAGCCTGCCAAGAATCAATTGTCTCATGTTAAAACTCAACTGTAGTATTCTAAATTTAAGATAAAAGTAGGTATGTGTTAAACTTACGCTTTGGCTGTGCCGAGCACAACTTTGATGCGTGCCTCCCAAGTTAGTGTCCCCTGTTCCATGGAGCCATGCAGCCATTGCTCTAAGTTACCATTATTCACATATTCATACACTAGCAGCCTGAATATCGATCGTCACGACAGAGAAAGAAACACAATTAAGCTAAAATGCTATTGCTATGTACTTAAAATGAATTGCTTGGCTAAAAATAAGTACCTGTTAACACCCTCTACGCAATATCCAAGCAGGCGCACGAGATGTTTATGTCTAACATGGCCTATCGCCTCGACTTCAACCCTGAATTCTTTCTCTGCTTGTCCCCTATTTTCAGTCACAAAAGAACAACCACCAAGCTTTGATAACTAGATCGAAAGAATCAAGAAAGGTTGGAAGGAAGCAAATCAACTACACTATAAACTAGAAGTATCCTTACAAATTGTTAAGAAGCTTCTTTACTGCCACCTCGCTTCCATTGATCAATCTGCCCCTATAAACAACCCCATAGCCACCCTCACCGATAACATTCTCTTGCGAGAAACGATTGGTTGCTAGTTGAAGATCTCTGAGTGTAAACCAGTGGCCCCACCCGAGATGAGAAAATTCCGGCAACCCAACTAAAGGAGAGGCAGTCACCATCCCTCCTCCATATGACAACATAGATTGCTTCTTACCATTCCCGGAACTTCCTTCTTCCCCGGACATCGAACTAAATCCTCTCTCGTGGTGATAGCTTGAACTGCACTGACTAATATTATCATGATCACTGGATTTGCTCATGGCCAAATGAACTGTTATCTTCTCTGAACTCTTATCATTTGCCTTGTCATGAACTGAAACAGACACATTTTCCGGCTCCACATAAGAACTCTGCACCCCAACCTTATCAACCCTGATATCTTTCGACACATTCGGTATCTTGGATTGAGAGTACTTGTCAACAGATCTCCTAGACTTTCTCCGAAACATCACCCATATAGACAATACACCAAGAATCAGCACTATAAAGGCACTGACTCCGATCCCAATCAAAACCCATCGTTTCAAACCGAAAAAAGATGTCTTCTTCGACAATTCGACATTCAAAGAACTATTCGATGACATAGTTGGTAGCTACAAAGTGATCAATTTCTCCCTCCAAGCTCCTCCAGCTGGTAGAATTAAGGCATTCCCACCTGAATGTAAGAACCTAGTTAAGTATTCCCTTTACACAATGCTTCTAAACACAAATGAAAAAGCTGAACATTCTAATTTGCAGCCAACATATCAGCTCTTGCAATTGCAACAATCTCACACAAAAAATTCCCAAAATCAACATGTCAACTAATCACTCATTGAAGCTTTATCATGATATAAAGATAATGCTAGACTCCAAATTTTCAATAAGATAACTTTCAAGATCTTAGATTATCAAGGATTACTAAGGCACACAGCAAAAACAATCCAATTCATTGAAGGAAAAGTGTATGGGATTCATTTAGGCCAAAACCTAAAACAACACTCAAAGCATTGAACAATAAAAAAGGCACACACtgtaaaattcacaatttaatggaaaagtaaaagcaCCTATATTGATCATCATTCCCATAAACAAattccaattgaaaagaaaagagaacTAGCAAAGCATCACTTATGATCCAagtaaacaaaagataaagaagaatgtGAATTATCCATTAAATTTATGTATAGTAAAACAAAGGTGGCTCAGAAGAACAAAAGCATTTACCAGCCTCCTATATCTTCCTACCTTGAGAACCCCACTGAAGGAAGCAAAAACAAAGAGGCTTAGCCTCAATGATCCACAGAGAGAGAAGCACAATAATAAACCCTACTACAACAAATTCCAGATGCTGCAAAAAGAAGATGCAGTGGTACATACAAGTGGTCCTAATAGAAAACCAAAAGAACTCAAAGGGTAAGAGAAGTTAATGAAAAAAACACAAATTGGAGAGGAATGCCAGACAAAAATCTAATTTTGATGGTGAAGATTTGGAAGGAGGGTTAGAATTGGAagattatagagaagaaaaaaggaaaaaggtgGCAAAATGGTTGGTGGGgtgttgttgttgtggttgagGTGCAAGGAAGGGCTTATAGGACCTTAACTAGCTGGAAAGGAAGCTTGGTTTGCAGTGGAGGAAACcacagaaaagagagagagagagagagagagagagagagagagtagtaaAGGAAAAGCAAgaatatatgaaaaataaaagaaaaaaaatgaacagGAGCGGTTTCTATGGTTTTGGTCtaagaaaaacaaaatatattGTAATGAATGATGAATATGAGCAACAACACAACATCAAAAGtaaagtgagagagagagagagagagagagagagagagaggtcaaCCTGAATCAAAGAAAGGAGAATGCAAAGTCTCTCATCAAATCTAGAGCTTCAATACATGTGTTGTCTACTTAGTACTAAGCGAAAACATGTAAAAATCTTAAATACACCAAAATCTTAGAAACATTACATCATGCCATCATCCTTTGCTAACTGGTAAGTGCTAAACTGCTACCTATTTTTTTTTATgtcaattttttcttcttttttttttttcaattttatacaTGCCAAAATTTCAATTGGGGTGTTTTGTTttacattaaaagaaaaaaaaaacaaaattggagtttttaattttattttatgcaggACTGAGACACCATATTCTAAAgggaaaatattttttcttttttttttgtgaaattctaattCTGTATGATGGTAGCACTGCAGCTTTATAGCAGGCTATGTGGAGCACCTAATTTGGAACATTTGGTGTTAAAAATGAAAAGACAAATTGCATTTATTCAAATTGGAAAATGTATAtttctactttttattttttgaaattctaAACATAAATCATggaaaattggtgttgaaagttTATTGTAATTTAAACTTCTATTGTGACCTAATTGTAATTATTTATAAATCATTAATGGCTTAATTTCATCCGTTAATGCTAATGTTTGATGGACGCAGTAGATTAAAGATTATAACACATATAAAAATGGTCCTCTCTCTGCCTCAACACACACGACGTTTTACAGTTTTCACTTACTGAAAAGAGCGTGAAACTGCCATCCTGATGAACGTCTTAAGGAAAGGAAGAGGAGAAAAACCAGTGTTGGAGATCAACTCTACTGTAACCAAAACTCAACAAAATCAATCTTAAAATTC includes:
- the LOC107609185 gene encoding probable receptor-like protein kinase At2g42960, translated to MSSNSSLNVELSKKTSFFGLKRWVLIGIGVSAFIVLILGVLSIWVMFRRKSRRSVDKYSQSKIPNVSKDIRVDKVGVQSSYVEPENVSVSVHDKANDKSSEKITVHLAMSKSSDHDNISQCSSSYHHERGFSSMSGEEGSSGNGKKQSMLSYGGGMVTASPLVGLPEFSHLGWGHWFTLRDLQLATNRFSQENVIGEGGYGVVYRGRLINGSEVAVKKLLNNLGQAEKEFRVEVEAIGHVRHKHLVRLLGYCVEGVNRLLVYEYVNNGNLEQWLHGSMEQGTLTWEARIKVVLGTAKALAYLHEAIEPKVVHRDIKSSNILIDDEFNAKVSDFGLAKLLDSGESHITTRVMGTFGYVAPEYANSGLLNEKSDIYSFGVLLLEAVTGRDPVDYARPPNEVNLVEWLKMMVGTRRAEEVVDSRLEVKPTTRALKRALLVALRCVDPDADKRPKMSQVVRMLEADEYPFREDRRNRKSRTASMEIESVSCGPSNGEKAGNSEGIVPARMEGQGQD